The following proteins are encoded in a genomic region of Ostrinia nubilalis chromosome 1, ilOstNubi1.1, whole genome shotgun sequence:
- the LOC135073406 gene encoding uncharacterized protein LOC135073406 codes for MGATREYFKDQFSVNKLTLDHGNASEFYVGWWQTGQSAVHLLCLRLILFLGCIGIFTTSLVMTSEAFSLNYWAIYMTHWGVFMIMVTSGLAFMVSLIACINGDIDADFGLPWYVRVYWASLVITVPVAYFITIFYYSFLTALGKFLFKNYTFNFSSYSKLVVTFL; via the exons ATGGGCGCGACTAGAGAATATTTTAAGGATCAATTTAGTGTGAATAAACTCACTTTGGATCATGGGAATGCTTCGGAGTTCTACGTGGGCTGGTGGCAGACTGGCCAGTCGGCGGTGCACCTGCTGTGCCTCAGGCTGATTCTGTTCCTGGGATGCATCGGCATCTTCACCACATCCTTGGTCATGACGTCAGAGGCATTCAGCCTGAACTACTGGGCGATCTACATGACGCACTGGGGAGTGTTCATGATCATGGTGACCAGTGGGCTGGCCTTCATGGTGTCACTAATTGCCTGCATCAACGGAGATATAG ATGCTGATTTCGGTTTGCCATGGTACGTGAGGGTCTACTGGGCTTCCCTCGTCATTACGGTGCCCGTGGCCTACTTCATCACAATATTCTACTACTCTTTCTTGACAGCTTTGGGCAAGTTTTTGTTTAAGAATTACACCTTTAACTTTAGCTCCTACAGTAAACTTGTAGTAACTTTTCTCTGA
- the LOC135073415 gene encoding protein rolling stone-like: MNSIVMFLLLMTSRHPVHLLQFVYPFGFAVVYMAFSIIYYYAGGTNPQGEVWIYPVLDWSNPGLTTGVVFGCAALVIIVHCLVVLMALFRDYLTSTCLSSKRNSLDIAEY, translated from the exons ATGAACTCGATAGTCATGTTCCTGCTGCTGATGACGTCACGGCACCCTGTGCATCTACTGCAGTTCGTCTACCCGTTCGGCTTCGCAGTGGTCTATATGGCCTTCTCCATCATCTACTACTACGCGGGAGGAACTAATCC ACAAGGCGAAGTCTGGATATACCCAGTGCTGGACTGGTCCAACCCCGGCTTGACCACGGGGGTGGTGTTTGGGTGCGCGGCGCTGGTCATCATCGTGCACTGTCTGGTGGTGCTCATGGCGCTGTTCCGGGACTACCTCACCAGCACCTGCCTCTCTAGCAAACGGAACAGCTTAGATATCGCAGAGTATTGA
- the LOC135073398 gene encoding protein rolling stone-like produces MAAIRKQFQLDKLMLKNDTASDFYLGSCQCNRNALPLLCMRLVLFLGCVSMLLSSMLLPERIVDIAHWPIYMTQWGLIMITVTYGLATAVSAVAYFKGPIDATFGLPWVVRLFWGSYCIAVPLAFFITAFYYLLVRPTISEAFEINEVLDVFTHGINSVVMFILMMTSNLSIYLVQFVYPMALMLVYMIFSIIYYYAGGTNQNGDRWIYPVLDWSEPSTAVGSVFLALVMIISIYILVFFMTLLRDLLTRRFRHTTLLITDL; encoded by the exons ATGGCTGCGATCCGAAAACAGTTTCAGTTGGATAAATTAATGTTGAAAAATGATACCGCTTCAGATTTCTACCTTGGCTCTTGTCAGTGCAACCGGAACGCTCTGCCTCTGTTATGTATGCGACTCGTCCTGTTCCTTGGCTGTGTCAGCATGCTGCTGTCCTCCATGCTACTGCCAGAGAGGATCGTCGACATCGCCCACTGGCCCATCTATATGACACAGTGGGGCCTCATCATGATCACCGTTACTTACGGGCTCGCGACCGCTGTGTCTGCTGTAGCGTACTTCAAAGGACCGATTG ATGCAACTTTTGGCTTGCCGTGGGTGGTCCGACTCTTCTGGGGCAGCTACTGCATCGCGGTACCACTCGCATTTTTCATCACAGCCTTCTACTACCTCCTAGTTAGGC CTACTATCTCCGAGGCCTTTGAAATAAACGAAGTGCTAGACGTGTTCACTCATGGCATCAACTCAGTGGTGATGTTCATACTGATGATGACGTCCAACCTCTCGATATACCTCGTGCAGTTCGTGTACCCGATGGCGCTCATGCTCGTCTACATGATCTTCAGTATCATCTATTATTATGCAGGAGGAACTAATCA GAATGGCGATCGCTGGATATACCCCGTCCTGGACTGGTCGGAGCCCTCGACAGCCGTTGGTTCGGTGTTCTTAGCCCTGGTCATGATCATCAGCATCTACATTCTGGTGTTCTTCATGACGCTGCTCAGGGACCTGCTCACGCGACGGTTTAGGCACACTACTTTACTTATCACTGATTTATGA
- the LOC135073393 gene encoding protein rolling stone-like, giving the protein MSAIKSYFKEELQPRNLGVDHTKPSDFYLSVWQTNRSSAPLLFLRTLIFLTSIGIVLASITIYIQKGQFSFWFIYLTHWGLSVMTFASFFSVVVSARCYFYGPLSSEFLLPWYARVYWLLFNVAVPIAFLITLFYWTVLFEAGIEEELNHGLDVAVHGINTLLMFLLLFTSSHPSRLLHFYQPTCFAFTYFLFTAVYFLAGGTDAKGHPYIYPVVDWTYPGTTVGVGALTGLLLIVLYLLVVAIARGRDVISRKYVKPPPVAEEAGVPLRQQTVV; this is encoded by the exons ATGAGTGCGATCaagagttattttaaagaagaaCTTCAGCCTCGAAATCTCGGTGTGGATCATACGAAGCCATCGGACTTCTACCTGAGCGTTTGGCAAACGAATCGGTCGAGCGCGCCACTTTTATTTTTGCGTACACTGATCTTTCTGACATCTATCGGTATAGTGTTGGCTTCTATTACAATTTACATTCAGAAAGGCCAGTTCTCGTTTTGGTTCATATACCTCACGCACTGGGGACTCAGTGTTATGACATTTGCGAGTTTCTTCTCAGTTGTGGTGTCTGCACGGTGCTACTTCTATGGACCCTTGA GCTCCGAGTTCCTGCTGCCGTGGTACGCGCGCGTGTACTGGCTGCTGTTCAACGTGGCCGTGCCGATCGCCTTCCTCATCACCCTGTTCTACTGGACGGTGCTTTTTGAAG CGGGCATCGAAGAAGAGTTAAACCACGGTTTAGACGTGGCCGTCCACGGAATCAACACCCTGCTGATGTTCCTGCTGCTCTTCACGTCATCGCACCCCAGCCGCTTGCTGCACTTCTACCAGCCGACGTGCTTCGCGTTTACCTACTTTTTGTTCACCGCCGTATATTTCCTCGCAGGTGGCACTGACGC AAAAGGTCATCCTTACATTTACCCGGTGGTGGACTGGACTTACCCGGGCACGACCGTCGGCGTGGGAGCTCTTACAGGCCTGCTGCTTATCGTGCTCTACCTACTGGTGGTGGCCATCGCGAGGGGCCGTGACGTCATCTCCAGGAAATACGTCAAGCCTCCTCCCGTTGCAGAAGAAGCCGGGGTTCCTTTGAGGCAGCAAACAGTTGTGTAA